A segment of the Silvanigrella paludirubra genome:
TAAATTCACTCGAGAAGAAGGAAGAATATTTTCAGCAATGCGTTCATGCCATTTTACTGGAACCCCATTCGCATCTCTTTGCCACTCTGATGGATTTCCAAAAAAAGTAGGTAGAGTATATAAAACTCCAAAAATAAGAGCACAAAGAATGATTATACTTTTTATCCACCAAACGGGTGGCATTGGCATTTTGTCTTGCATAAATTCACCTAATGGGTATCAATTTTAAAACCTATAAGACAAAACCGCCCGCCCTTAATTGAGCGGGCGGTTTTATCTTTACGTAAAAGAAGCAAAACCAATTTTACTTTGTAGCAGGAATAGAAGAGGAAGTATCTAGCCTTCCCGAAATGGAAGACTTCACAACACGAATGGTTGAATTGCCAACATTTAAGGAAACTATGTTTTCTTTTACTTCAGTAACTGTCCCAATAATGCCACCAGCCGTAATTACTTCAACACCTGGAGTTAAAGAATTTAAAAATTCTTTTTGCTCTTTTGCTCTTTTTGATTGTGGGCGAAAAACAAATAGCCACATAAAAAGAATAATTCCACCCATTAAAGCAAAATTAATCCAAGCTGGTGCTCCTTGTGGAGCTCCCGCAGCAGCAGCTCCCGCAGGAACTTGCTGTG
Coding sequences within it:
- the yajC gene encoding preprotein translocase subunit YajC, which encodes MKLKSVFSNISKIVLSSLFVTQVFAQAAPQQVPAGAAAAGAPQGAPAWINFALMGGIILFMWLFVFRPQSKRAKEQKEFLNSLTPGVEVITAGGIIGTVTEVKENIVSLNVGNSTIRVVKSSISGRLDTSSSIPATK